DNA from Demetria terragena DSM 11295:
CGTGCGGGCCGCCAGCATCAACCCGCTGGACAAGATGGTCCGAAATGGCGAGTTCAAGCACCTACTGAAGTACAAGACTCCGTTCGTCCTCGGCCACGACGTCGCCGGCGTCGTAACGCAGACTGGCACCAACGTCGCGCGGTTTGCGGTGGGTGACGAGGTGTACTCCCGACCTCGCGATCTGCGGATAGGCACCTTTGCCGAGCACATCGCTATCGACCAGGCCGACGTGGCCCTGAAGCCGGCATCGCTGTCCTTCACCGAGGCTGGCGCAGTTCCGCTCGTCGCCTTGGCCGCGTGGCAGGCGCTCGTCGATGTCGCCAAGGTCCAACCCGGCCAGAAGGTTCTGGTGCACGCAGGGGCCGGGGGGCTCGGCTCGACGGTCATTCAGGTTGCCAAGCACCTGGGCGCTTACGTCGCCACGACTGCGCACACTAGAGACGTGGAGAAGGTCACGGCCCTCGGCGCTGATCAAGTCGTCGACTACACCCAGCAAGACTTCTCCGACGTCCTCTCCGCGTACGACCTGGTGCTGGACTCGCTCGGCGGAGACAACCTGAAGAAGTCCCTCACGATTCTCCGGCCGGGTGGTCTGGCCATCAGCGTCGTCGGCCCGCCTGACCCGGCTTTCGCCGCACAGCTCCGCCAGCCGCTGCTCAAGCCAGTCATGGCGCTCCTGAGCCGGTCGGTACGCAAGCGGGCCACGAAGTTGGGCGTTCGATACTCCTTCCTCTTCATGCAGGCCAATGGAAGCCAACTCGCGCACCTTGCCGACCTCTACGACAGCGGCGCGCTCAGGCCCGTGGTCGACCTCAGCTTCGACTTCGACCGGACGTTGGACGCCATGGCCCACGTCGAACAGGGCAAGGCACACGGCAAGGTCGTCATTACCCGCGGTGAGCCCACGCCATGAGTCAACCTCGGCGCCGCGCAGTGAGGCGAGGGTGTTGTCCGGGGCTTCTTCCGTTAGTCCCAGGACACCCCGGATCGCCCAACAGTCGCGGTGTGTTTCTCGCGGTGGACGGTGGCGTGGTGGGTTTGGCATAGCAGGGCTGAGTTGGTGAGTGAGGTTTCGCCGCCGTTGTGCCATGGAATGACGTGGTGGACTTGGCACCAGCTGGGTGGTCTTGCGCATCCGGGGTAGGTGCAATGGCGATCTCGTTCGATGACCGCGGCGCATAGCCCGCCGCTGACGAGTCGTTGCCTCCGGCCAACGTCTAAGGGTTCGCTGTCGGATCCCAGGACCATGGGGAGGATGTCCGCGTCGCACGCGAGTCGACGAACCTGACCCGGGTTGAGTGCTGCGCCGGCCTCGGTGCGCCCGAACCCGCGCAGGGTGCCGGTCAGGACGTCGTGATCGATCGTGATGACGAGTTTTGCTTGGCCGCTCGTCACGATGGCGCCATCGGCATCGATCTGGTCCGCGCCGCGGGTGAGCAGCAGCATCAACCCATCAGCGCGGCGTTTACCAGGGGTCCGGTCATCCGGCTCTCCGGTGCGTTCTCCACCGGTGTGGCGGTGGAACACCTGCTCACAGCACGTGTTGCCCGGCGCGGGCCTGGATAACGCGTCAATCGCGTGTTCTACCTGGGCAGCGTGCAACGGGCCCAGGTCGGCTACCAGTCGTGTCATCCCGTTCGGCAGGTCCATCCACGTCACCGTTTCGGCCGCATCGAGTTTGCGGTCCGCGTCATCCAGA
Protein-coding regions in this window:
- a CDS encoding NADP-dependent oxidoreductase is translated as MKAFVATHYGVDGLTPSEVPTPAVGADDVLVDVRAASINPLDKMVRNGEFKHLLKYKTPFVLGHDVAGVVTQTGTNVARFAVGDEVYSRPRDLRIGTFAEHIAIDQADVALKPASLSFTEAGAVPLVALAAWQALVDVAKVQPGQKVLVHAGAGGLGSTVIQVAKHLGAYVATTAHTRDVEKVTALGADQVVDYTQQDFSDVLSAYDLVLDSLGGDNLKKSLTILRPGGLAISVVGPPDPAFAAQLRQPLLKPVMALLSRSVRKRATKLGVRYSFLFMQANGSQLAHLADLYDSGALRPVVDLSFDFDRTLDAMAHVEQGKAHGKVVITRGEPTP
- a CDS encoding HNH endonuclease signature motif containing protein, with amino-acid sequence MSVDVPLLADVTPLTVGGVPADAGMSVHECAGRVHAVLEALTGITAVRYQASSGQLAVLTQEVLAVLQLAESAAVGLVAEAIQRGVIDDSTAAGATQWVSRLASGEPIGRLLPDAVHPARREPARVDWPGVEPVVAARIAKVAAACTQPQNEVLVTALRTGQVGVAAASTALVEVEKIMPVLPGSTRDEVFGYFLALPAGSGSRAIRELGKRVIATFADQDYLDDADRKLDAAETVTWMDLPNGMTRLVADLGPLHAAQVEHAIDALSRPAPGNTCCEQVFHRHTGGERTGEPDDRTPGKRRADGLMLLLTRGADQIDADGAIVTSGQAKLVITIDHDVLTGTLRGFGRTEAGAALNPGQVRRLACDADILPMVLGSDSEPLDVGRRQRLVSGGLCAAVIERDRHCTYPGCARPPSWCQVHHVIPWHNGGETSLTNSALLCQTHHATVHREKHTATVGRSGVSWD